Proteins co-encoded in one Malus sylvestris chromosome 7, drMalSylv7.2, whole genome shotgun sequence genomic window:
- the LOC126627696 gene encoding protein SRC2 homolog, with protein sequence MASGHEVQVKLTSAHDLKNVNWRNGAVRPYAVVWVDPKRKCSSRVDEEGDTSPYWDETLTIPLPGPVDGDTTLHVDIVHAGSDPDTKPLIGSARLKLREVLDDVGFDERASRTLHLKRPSGRPHGKVDVKVTIRKPRPRVADPYYAPPYGVPPPAGSRDLPTPPPAYGAPYGAPAPPAPYNPYYAAAPPSGYPYNGYNAAPPQYGQPAPYGQTGQGSYGQPGQGYGQGSYGQEEKKKSKFGGMGTGTGLAVGAVAGVLGGLALAEGFEYMEDKIADDAAEKVEDDLYDGDDY encoded by the coding sequence ATGGCGTCCGGTCACGAAGTTCAAGTGAAGCTGACCTCCGCCCACGACCTTAAGAACGTGAACTGGCGAAACGGCGCCGTCAGGCCCTACGCCGTCGTTTGGGTGGACCCCAAGAGAAAATGCTCCAGCCGCGTCGACGAGGAAGGCGACACATCACCCTACTGGGACGAGACCCTCACCATCCCCTTACCCGGCCCCGTCGACGGCGACACCACTCTCCACGTCGACATCGTCCACGCCGGATCCGACCCGGACACCAAACCCCTGATCGGGTCGGCCCGGCTCAAACTCCGCGAGGTCCTCGATGACGTGGGCTTCGACGAGCGCGCCAGCCGCACTCTCCATCTCAAGCGACCATCCGGTAGGCCCCACGGGAAGGTTGACGTTAAGGTTACTATTAGGAAGCCACGCCCTCGTGTAGCGGATCCCTACTACGCTCCGCCTTACGGTGTCCCACCGCCAGCTGGCTCTCGGGATTTGCCGACTCCTCCTCCGGCTTACGGGGCACCTTACGGCGCACCTGCTCCTCCGGCGCCATACAATCCTTACTACGCGGCGGCTCCGCCGTCTGGTTACCCGTATAACGGGTACAATGCTGCTCCGCCGCAGTACGGTCAGCCGGCTCCTTACGGTCAGACGGGACAGGGGAGTTACGGGCAGCCGGGGCAGGGTTATGGGCAGGGATCGTACGGacaggaagagaagaagaagagcaagTTTGGGGGGATGGGGACGGGGACAGGGCTGGCGGTGGGAGCGGTGGCGGGAGTGCTGGGTGGGCTGGCATTGGCGGAGGGTTTTGAGTACATGGAGGACAAAATTGCAGATGACGCTGCTGAGAAAGTGGAGGATGATCTGTACGACGGCGATGACTACTAG